The genomic interval GCTCGACGCCGGCCGCGAGCTGCACCATCGGCTGGGCACGATGACCTCGCACCTGAGCCGGCTGGGCAGGGCGCTCGACACGTCGGTCGCCTCGTTCAACGACACCGTCGGGTCGCTGCAGTCGCGTGTGCTCGTCACCGCGCGCCGCTTCGAGGAGATGTCGCTCGTGTCGTCGCCGCTCGAGGATCCCGAGCAGCTCACCCGCCGCGCCCGACGGCTGTCCGAGGAGGAGATCGCCGACCTCGCAGGGGGCAGTCGCTCCGAGGGGCGCGACGAGGAGGGGACGGCGAGCGCGACCGCCTGACGTCGGCGGGACCGGCCTCCGACGACGGCATCGTGGGGGCGCCGGGCAACTGCCTCGCGCACCGGATCGGCCGCACGCGACCGTCCCCCATCGGGCTCAGCTCGGGATCGGCTCCTGGTCGGCCGGGTCGCTCGGCGCCCGGCCAGCGTCGGCTCGGTCTCAGGCGACGCCGTCGTTGCAGGCGTCGGCCGCGCGCTGGGACGGGCGTGTACGCCGGTCCTTCTCGCCCTTGGCCTTCATGTCCTGGCGCAGCTCGCGCGGCAGGGAGAACATGAGGTCCTCGGTGGCGGTGCGCACCGGCACCACGTCCCCGTAGCCGCGCTCGGCGAGCGTGGCCAGCAGCTCCTCGACGAGCACCTCGGGCACCGACGCGCCGGAGGTGACCCCCACGGTCTCGACGCCCTCGAACCACTCGTCGCGCAGCTCGGCGACGTCGTCGATACGATGCGCGGCGGAGGCTCCCGCCTCCTTGGCGACCTCCATCAGGCGCACGGAGTTCGAGGAGTTCGAGGATCCCACCACGAGCACCAGATCGGAGTCGGGGGCGATCTTCTTGACCGCCACCTGCCGGTTCTGCGTCGCGTAGCAGATGTCGTCGCTCGGCGGCGAGGACAGCAGCGGGAACCGGGTGCGCAGACGGTCGACGGTCTCCATCGTCTCGTCCACGCTCAGGGTGGTCTGGGACAGC from Brachybacterium huguangmaarense carries:
- a CDS encoding 4-hydroxy-3-methylbut-2-enyl diphosphate reductase — translated: MEGVSTRRVLLAEPRGYCAGVDRAVVAVERALEHYDETVYVRHEIVHNKFVVDRLRKQGAVFVTEVDEVPEGSLVIFSAHGISPRVREMAAARNLRTIDATCPLVTKVHKEAVRFAKEDYDILLVGHTGHEEVEGTAGEAPDHTRIVNSPDDVDDIEVRDPSKVVWLSQTTLSVDETMETVDRLRTRFPLLSSPPSDDICYATQNRQVAVKKIAPDSDLVLVVGSSNSSNSVRLMEVAKEAGASAAHRIDDVAELRDEWFEGVETVGVTSGASVPEVLVEELLATLAERGYGDVVPVRTATEDLMFSLPRELRQDMKAKGEKDRRTRPSQRAADACNDGVA